One window from the genome of Rhodospirillales bacterium encodes:
- a CDS encoding aromatic ring-hydroxylating dioxygenase subunit alpha, which translates to MATVTAMPVVGFQDDPMRSQTMDASYYFDPTVFEKEKARVFYSTWQYVGHVSMLPEPGNFIVRDIHEQSVIVLRRKDGSLTSYFNVCQHRAHRLLEGEGKIGPVMTCPYHGWAYGQDGKLRTARGRENEADFDTDAYCMDEIRLGEMLGFIFVNLDGTAPDFETVTAGICAEIEEFSPNATDLRCAARDDYLLKANWKNSVENYDECFHCPNQHRSLVEEALDYDTYRITTHEFHHSHRTRGKNVSYENVTEGAAKPDEFVSLFLFPNWVLEAYPGGNLTVFHHVADGPETTVQKCEYYFPNDTPSEDEQAVIDFVHSVRLEDIPLCESVQKGLHSLGYKQGRFHVDADRTEVSEHAVHDFQAKWLTAMGER; encoded by the coding sequence ATGGCCACCGTTACCGCGATGCCCGTCGTCGGATTCCAGGACGATCCGATGCGTTCACAGACCATGGACGCGTCGTACTACTTCGATCCCACTGTGTTCGAGAAGGAGAAGGCCAGGGTCTTCTACAGCACCTGGCAGTATGTCGGTCATGTCTCGATGCTGCCCGAACCCGGCAACTTCATCGTGCGCGACATCCACGAACAGAGCGTGATCGTGCTGCGCCGCAAGGACGGCAGCCTGACGAGCTACTTCAATGTCTGCCAGCACCGCGCCCACCGTCTGCTTGAGGGCGAAGGCAAGATCGGCCCGGTCATGACCTGCCCTTACCACGGCTGGGCCTACGGTCAGGACGGCAAGCTGCGCACCGCGCGGGGGCGCGAGAACGAGGCCGATTTCGACACCGACGCCTATTGCATGGACGAAATCCGCCTGGGCGAGATGCTCGGCTTCATCTTCGTCAACCTCGATGGCACCGCACCGGACTTCGAGACAGTGACGGCCGGCATCTGTGCCGAGATCGAGGAGTTCTCGCCCAACGCGACCGACCTCAGATGCGCTGCCCGCGATGACTACCTGCTGAAGGCCAACTGGAAGAATTCGGTCGAGAACTACGACGAGTGTTTCCACTGCCCGAACCAGCACCGCTCGCTGGTCGAGGAGGCGCTCGACTACGACACTTATCGGATCACGACGCACGAGTTCCACCACAGCCACCGCACGCGAGGCAAGAACGTGAGCTACGAGAACGTGACCGAGGGCGCTGCAAAGCCTGACGAGTTTGTCAGCCTCTTCCTCTTCCCCAACTGGGTGCTCGAGGCCTATCCCGGCGGCAACCTCACGGTCTTCCATCACGTCGCAGACGGGCCTGAGACGACCGTGCAGAAATGTGAGTACTACTTCCCCAACGACACGCCAAGCGAAGATGAGCAGGCCGTGATCGACTTCGTGCACTCGGTGCGGCTGGAGGACATCCCGCTCTGCGAGAGCGTGCAGAAGGGTCTCCACAGCCTGGGCTACAAGCAAGGTCGCTTCCACGTCGATGCCGACCGCACGGAGGTCAGCGAACACGCTGTGCACGACTTTCAAGCCAAGTGGCTCACCGCGATGGGTGAGCGGTAG
- a CDS encoding extracellular solute-binding protein, whose translation MYFLKKPNVEKLQNQLIHGRINRRQFMQASMVAGLAPVATSMVPGSARAAGSDLNYFTWSGYEVPELHQPYIDEHGSSPGWSVFASAEDGLQKIRAGFQTDLSHPCVDDAPKWQAAGVIQPIDTSRVSYWDDMFPSLHDMTGAVIDNDVYMILTDFGLSSIIYRTDMYDGEETWMMLFDEQFAGRICARGTFVNLSIALKILGYDVFEPTDAQLAEAGDLARAQRPLVRFYWESQTDMEQAIATGECFAGYAWNEALVNLIEQGVPVAFAAPKEGPFGWACGLTYMTGSEADEGLVYDFIDAWLSPESGKFLIETYGYGHGNRKSFDLVDPETLKTLGYEDPIALMDGTTFFVPASPESDAKQLQLWEDIQAGL comes from the coding sequence GTGTATTTCCTCAAGAAGCCGAATGTGGAGAAGCTGCAGAACCAGCTGATCCATGGGCGGATCAACCGCCGGCAGTTCATGCAGGCGTCCATGGTCGCGGGTCTGGCACCCGTCGCCACATCAATGGTGCCGGGTTCGGCCCGGGCCGCCGGCTCCGATCTCAACTACTTCACCTGGTCGGGCTATGAGGTGCCGGAGCTGCACCAGCCCTATATCGACGAGCACGGCAGTTCGCCGGGCTGGTCGGTCTTCGCCTCGGCCGAGGATGGCCTGCAGAAGATCCGCGCCGGCTTCCAGACCGATCTGTCGCATCCGTGCGTCGACGATGCGCCGAAATGGCAGGCCGCCGGCGTCATCCAGCCAATCGACACCAGCCGCGTCAGCTACTGGGACGACATGTTCCCGTCGCTCCACGACATGACGGGCGCGGTGATCGACAACGACGTCTACATGATCCTGACCGACTTCGGCCTGAGCTCGATCATCTACCGCACCGATATGTACGACGGTGAAGAGACCTGGATGATGCTGTTCGACGAGCAGTTCGCCGGACGCATCTGCGCCCGCGGCACGTTCGTGAACCTGTCGATCGCGCTGAAGATCCTGGGCTACGACGTGTTCGAGCCAACCGATGCGCAACTCGCCGAAGCCGGCGATCTCGCGCGCGCCCAACGTCCGCTCGTGCGCTTCTACTGGGAAAGCCAAACCGACATGGAGCAGGCCATCGCCACCGGAGAGTGCTTTGCGGGCTACGCCTGGAACGAAGCGCTGGTGAACCTGATCGAGCAGGGCGTGCCCGTGGCTTTTGCCGCGCCGAAGGAAGGTCCGTTCGGCTGGGCCTGCGGCCTGACCTACATGACCGGTTCGGAAGCTGACGAAGGTCTCGTCTACGACTTCATCGACGCCTGGCTCTCGCCTGAGTCCGGCAAATTTCTGATCGAGACCTATGGCTACGGTCACGGCAACCGGAAGTCGTTCGATCTCGTCGACCCCGAGACTCTCAAGACACTGGGCTACGAGGATCCGATCGCCCTGATGGACGGCACGACCTTCTTCGTACCGGCCAGCCCGGAATCGGACGCCAAGCAGCTTCAGCTCTGGGAAGACATCCAAGCGGGTCTTTAG